The Denitrificimonas caeni genome has a segment encoding these proteins:
- the rplW gene encoding 50S ribosomal protein L23 → MNQERVFKVLLGPHVSEKATMLADGKSQFVFKVAIDATKLEVKKAVESLFDVKVANVNTLKAKGKTKRTARGLGRRNDWKKAYIALQPGQDIDFTSSAE, encoded by the coding sequence ATGAACCAGGAACGCGTATTTAAAGTGCTACTTGGCCCGCACGTCTCTGAAAAGGCTACAATGCTGGCAGATGGTAAGAGCCAGTTTGTTTTTAAAGTTGCAATCGATGCAACTAAGCTTGAAGTCAAAAAGGCCGTTGAAAGCTTATTCGACGTAAAAGTAGCGAATGTAAATACTCTTAAAGCTAAGGGTAAAACTAAGCGCACTGCACGTGGATTAGGCCGTCGCAACGACTGGAAGAAAGCATATATCGCTCTTCAGCCAGGCCAGGATATCGATTTCACAAGCAGTGCTGAGTAA
- the rplD gene encoding 50S ribosomal protein L4: protein MQINVNGSQAIEVCERTFGDEFNETLVHQAVVAYMAGGRQGSKKQKTRSEVSGGGKKPWRQKGTGRARAGTIRSPIWRGGGVTFAARPQDHSQKLNKKMYRAAMRSILSELVRQERLVVVEDFSVDAPKTKALLGKLDTLGLQDVLIVSESVDQNLYLAARNLPHVDVRDVQASDPVSLIAYDKVLMTVSAVKKFEEMLG from the coding sequence ATGCAAATTAATGTAAATGGCTCCCAGGCAATCGAAGTTTGCGAGCGTACCTTTGGCGATGAGTTTAATGAAACTCTAGTACACCAAGCTGTAGTTGCTTACATGGCTGGTGGTCGTCAAGGCAGTAAGAAACAAAAGACTCGTTCAGAAGTTTCTGGTGGTGGTAAAAAACCTTGGCGTCAAAAAGGTACTGGTCGTGCCCGTGCTGGTACGATTCGTAGCCCAATCTGGCGTGGGGGCGGGGTAACATTTGCCGCGCGTCCTCAGGACCACTCACAGAAGCTAAACAAGAAAATGTATCGTGCAGCGATGCGTTCAATTTTATCTGAGTTAGTTCGTCAAGAGCGCTTAGTTGTTGTTGAAGATTTTTCTGTTGATGCCCCTAAGACCAAAGCCCTGCTGGGTAAATTAGATACTTTGGGTCTGCAAGATGTTTTGATCGTTTCAGAAAGTGTTGATCAAAATCTATACCTTGCTGCTCGCAACTTGCCGCATGTTGATGTGCGCGATGTTCAAGCGTCTGATCCAGTTAGTCTGATTGCTTATGACAAAGTCTTAATGACTGTGTCTGCAGTTAAGAAATTTGAGGAGATGCTGGGATGA
- the rplC gene encoding 50S ribosomal protein L3, whose product MTIGVVGRKCGMTRIFTEDGVSIPVTVIEVEPNRVTQFKNEESDGYRAVQVTVGERRASRVTKAQAGHFAKAGVAAGRTVLEFRLEDGEYQAGDQVTVDLFAAGQLVDVTGQTKGKGFAGTIKRWNFSGQDNTHGNSVSHRAPGSIGQCQTPGRVFKGKKMSGHMGAERMTVQSLEVVRVDAERNLLLVKGAIPGATGGNVIVRAAAKARG is encoded by the coding sequence ATGACTATAGGTGTAGTCGGTCGTAAATGCGGGATGACCCGTATTTTCACCGAAGATGGTGTCTCAATTCCGGTGACTGTTATTGAAGTCGAACCGAATCGAGTCACTCAGTTCAAAAACGAAGAAAGCGATGGTTATCGCGCTGTGCAAGTGACTGTGGGTGAGCGTCGTGCTTCCCGCGTGACTAAAGCACAAGCGGGCCATTTTGCTAAGGCTGGCGTTGCAGCTGGTCGTACAGTTCTTGAGTTTCGTCTTGAAGATGGCGAGTACCAAGCAGGGGATCAGGTCACTGTAGACTTGTTTGCCGCTGGTCAACTTGTCGACGTAACTGGCCAGACTAAAGGTAAAGGCTTTGCCGGTACCATTAAGCGCTGGAACTTCAGTGGTCAAGACAATACTCACGGTAACTCTGTATCTCACCGTGCTCCGGGTTCGATTGGTCAATGTCAAACTCCGGGTCGCGTCTTCAAAGGCAAAAAAATGTCCGGTCATATGGGCGCTGAGCGCATGACTGTGCAGTCCTTGGAAGTCGTGCGTGTCGATGCTGAGCGCAATTTGCTGTTGGTTAAGGGTGCTATTCCAGGCGCTACCGGCGGTAATGTCATTGTGCGTGCAGCGGCGAAGGCTCGCGGTTAA
- the rpsJ gene encoding 30S ribosomal protein S10, translating into MQNQQIRIRLKAFDHRLIDQSTQEIVETAKRTGAQVRGPIPLPTRKERFTVLVSPHVNKDARDQYEIRTHKRVLDIVQPTDKTVDALMKLDLAAGVEVQISLG; encoded by the coding sequence ATGCAAAATCAACAAATCCGTATCCGGTTGAAGGCTTTTGACCATCGCCTGATCGATCAATCAACCCAGGAAATCGTGGAAACCGCGAAACGTACTGGTGCTCAGGTGCGTGGTCCAATCCCACTGCCGACCCGTAAAGAGCGTTTTACCGTTCTGGTTTCTCCGCACGTTAACAAAGACGCGCGCGATCAGTACGAAATTCGCACTCATAAGCGTGTGTTGGACATTGTCCAGCCAACTGATAAAACAGTTGATGCGCTAATGAAGCTTGATCTTGCGGCTGGCGTGGAAGTGCAGATCAGCCTCGGCTAA
- the rpsL gene encoding 30S ribosomal protein S12, protein MATINQLVRKSRKRMVEKSDVPALQNCPQRRGVCTRVYTTTPKKPNSALRKVCRVRLTNGFEVASYIGGEGHNLQEHSVVLIRGGRVKDLPGVRYHTVRGALDTSGVKDRKQGRSKYGAKRPK, encoded by the coding sequence ATGGCAACTATTAACCAGCTGGTGCGTAAGTCGCGCAAGCGCATGGTCGAGAAAAGCGACGTGCCTGCGTTACAAAACTGCCCGCAACGTCGTGGAGTATGTACTCGTGTATATACCACTACGCCAAAAAAACCGAACTCAGCCTTACGTAAAGTATGCCGTGTTCGCCTAACTAATGGCTTTGAAGTCGCCTCGTACATTGGCGGTGAAGGTCATAACTTGCAAGAGCACAGTGTTGTGTTGATCCGTGGCGGTCGTGTAAAAGACTTGCCAGGTGTTCGTTACCACACAGTGCGCGGCGCTTTAGACACCTCAGGTGTTAAAGACCGTAAACAAGGTCGCTCCAAGTATGGTGCAAAGCGTCCTAAGTAA
- the fusA gene encoding elongation factor G, whose translation MARTTPINRYRNIGICAHVDAGKTTTTERILFYTGVNHKMGETHDGASTTDWMAQEQERGITITSAAVTAFWEGSTKQFDRYRVNVIDTPGHVDFTIEVERSLRVLDGAVVVFCGSSGVEPQSETVWRQANKYNVPRVVYVNKLDRQGADFKRVLGQIKQRLGHTPVALQLQIGMEEEFVGQVDLISMKARYWDDADMGLVYREEDIPADMLAEAEEYRSLLVEAAAESSEELMDKYLEGGELTIDEIKAGLRARTIAGEIVPAVCGSSFKNKGVPLVLDAVIDYLPAPNEVQAIKGVHPDDEEKIDERPADDNGPFSALSFKIATDPFVGTLTFVRVYSGVLSSGDSVLNSVKGKRERVGRMVQMHANDRQEIKEVRAGDIAALIGMKDVTTGDTLCAIDKPIILERMDFPEPVISVAVEPKTKADQEKMGVALGRLAQEDPSFRVKSDEETGQTIISGMGELHLDILVDRMRREFNVEANIGKPQVAYRETIRNSCEIEGKFVRQSGGRGQFGHCWIRFAPADEGQEGLEFHNEIVGGVVPKEYIPAIQKGIEEQMKNGIVAGYPLIGLKATLFDGSYHDVDSNEMAFKIAASMATKQLAQKGGAVLLEPVMQVEVVTPEDYMGDVMGDLNRRRGLIQGMEDSPSGKVIRAEVPLGEMFGYATDVRSMSQGRASYSMEFSKYSEAPANVADAIVNQQG comes from the coding sequence GTGGCTCGTACTACCCCTATTAATCGCTACCGTAACATTGGTATCTGTGCGCACGTTGACGCGGGTAAAACCACGACAACTGAGCGTATCCTGTTCTATACAGGTGTTAACCATAAAATGGGTGAGACCCATGATGGCGCAAGTACCACTGACTGGATGGCGCAAGAACAAGAGCGCGGAATTACCATTACATCTGCTGCTGTAACAGCTTTCTGGGAAGGCTCTACTAAGCAGTTTGATCGGTACCGTGTAAACGTTATTGATACACCTGGTCACGTTGACTTCACGATTGAAGTTGAGCGTTCACTGCGTGTGCTCGATGGCGCTGTAGTTGTTTTCTGTGGTTCTTCTGGTGTTGAACCTCAGTCTGAGACTGTATGGCGTCAAGCGAACAAGTATAACGTTCCACGTGTTGTTTACGTGAACAAGCTTGACCGTCAAGGTGCAGACTTTAAGCGTGTGCTAGGTCAAATCAAGCAGCGTTTAGGTCACACTCCAGTTGCATTGCAGTTGCAAATTGGTATGGAAGAAGAGTTCGTTGGTCAAGTTGACTTAATCAGCATGAAAGCCCGTTACTGGGATGATGCTGATATGGGTCTGGTTTACCGCGAAGAAGACATTCCTGCTGATATGTTGGCTGAAGCAGAAGAGTACCGTTCGTTGCTGGTTGAAGCTGCGGCTGAGTCTAGCGAAGAGCTGATGGATAAGTACCTTGAAGGTGGTGAGTTAACCATCGATGAGATCAAGGCTGGCTTACGTGCGCGTACCATTGCTGGTGAGATCGTTCCGGCTGTTTGTGGTTCATCCTTTAAGAACAAGGGTGTACCGCTAGTGCTTGACGCCGTGATTGATTACCTGCCTGCGCCGAATGAAGTGCAAGCTATTAAAGGTGTGCATCCGGATGACGAAGAGAAAATTGATGAGCGTCCAGCAGATGATAATGGCCCGTTCTCAGCTTTGTCATTTAAGATCGCTACTGACCCCTTTGTTGGTACCTTAACTTTCGTTCGTGTTTACTCCGGCGTGCTGTCTTCGGGCGACTCGGTATTGAACTCAGTTAAAGGCAAGCGTGAGCGCGTTGGTCGTATGGTGCAAATGCACGCTAACGATCGCCAAGAAATCAAAGAAGTGCGCGCGGGTGATATCGCTGCACTGATCGGCATGAAAGATGTGACCACAGGGGATACCTTGTGCGCCATCGATAAGCCAATCATTCTTGAGCGTATGGATTTCCCAGAGCCAGTTATTTCGGTAGCTGTTGAGCCAAAAACTAAAGCTGACCAAGAAAAAATGGGTGTTGCTTTAGGTCGTTTGGCGCAAGAAGATCCATCGTTCCGCGTTAAGTCTGATGAAGAGACAGGCCAGACGATCATTTCAGGTATGGGTGAGTTGCACCTTGATATCCTGGTTGACCGTATGCGTCGTGAGTTTAACGTTGAAGCGAATATCGGTAAGCCACAAGTGGCGTACCGTGAAACGATCCGTAACTCGTGCGAGATTGAAGGCAAGTTTGTTCGTCAGTCTGGTGGTCGTGGACAGTTTGGTCATTGCTGGATTCGTTTTGCCCCTGCTGATGAAGGTCAGGAAGGTCTTGAGTTCCACAATGAAATTGTTGGCGGTGTTGTTCCTAAGGAATACATTCCAGCAATTCAAAAAGGTATCGAGGAGCAGATGAAAAACGGTATTGTTGCCGGTTATCCGCTCATCGGACTAAAAGCTACATTGTTTGATGGTTCTTACCATGATGTTGACTCAAACGAAATGGCGTTTAAGATCGCTGCTTCGATGGCAACTAAGCAGCTCGCTCAAAAGGGCGGTGCCGTTCTGCTGGAGCCAGTCATGCAAGTCGAGGTGGTAACGCCAGAAGACTACATGGGCGATGTGATGGGTGACCTGAACCGTCGTCGTGGCTTGATTCAAGGTATGGAAGATAGTCCTTCTGGAAAAGTGATTCGCGCTGAAGTGCCGCTGGGTGAGATGTTTGGTTATGCAACCGACGTTCGTTCAATGTCGCAAGGTCGTGCGAGCTACTCCATGGAGTTCTCTAAGTACTCAGAAGCGCCGGCGAATGTTGCCGATGCAATTGTTAACCAACAAGGTTAA
- the rpsG gene encoding 30S ribosomal protein S7, whose product MPRRRVVAKREILDDPIYGSQILAKFMNHVMEHGKKAVAERIVYGALETVKTRKNVEPLETFEKALDAIAPLVEVKSRRVGGATYQVPVEVRPSRRNALAMRWLVDAARKRGEKSMTLRLAGELMDAAEGKGSAVKKREDVHRMAEANKAFSHYRF is encoded by the coding sequence ATGCCAAGACGTCGCGTAGTCGCAAAACGCGAGATTCTAGACGATCCAATTTATGGTAGTCAGATTCTTGCAAAATTCATGAACCACGTTATGGAGCACGGCAAAAAAGCTGTGGCCGAGCGTATTGTTTACGGTGCACTGGAAACAGTAAAAACCCGTAAAAATGTGGAACCTCTGGAAACTTTCGAGAAAGCACTCGACGCCATCGCTCCGCTGGTCGAAGTTAAATCCCGTCGTGTAGGTGGTGCTACCTACCAGGTTCCTGTTGAGGTGCGTCCATCACGCCGCAACGCCCTAGCCATGCGTTGGTTGGTTGATGCTGCGCGTAAGCGTGGTGAGAAATCAATGACCTTACGTTTAGCTGGCGAGCTAATGGATGCTGCTGAAGGTAAAGGTTCAGCGGTTAAAAAGCGTGAAGATGTTCACCGTATGGCAGAAGCTAACAAGGCTTTCTCGCATTACCGTTTTTAA
- the tuf gene encoding elongation factor Tu, translated as MAKEKFERNKPHLNVGTIGHVDHGKTTLTAALTRVCAEVWGGEGASKGYDQIDNAPEEKARGITINTSHVEYDSPTRHYAHVDCPGHADYVKNMITGAAQMDGAILVCSAADGPMPQTREHILLSRQVGVPYIVVFLNKADMVDDEELLELVEMEVRDLLSTYDFPGDDTPIIIGSALMALEGRDDNGHGTTAVKTLVETLDSYIPEPVRAIDLPFLLPIEDVFSISGRGTVVTGRVERGIVKVGEEVEIIGIRDTVKTTCTGVEMFRKLLDEGRAGENVGVLLRGTKREDIERGQVLAKPGSIKPHTRFEAEVYVLSKEEGGRHTPFFKGYRPQFYFRTTDVTGSCELPEGIEMVMPGDNVKLDVTLIAPIAMEDGLRFAIREGGRTVGAGVVAKIIA; from the coding sequence GTGGCTAAGGAAAAATTTGAACGTAATAAACCGCACCTGAACGTTGGTACTATTGGTCACGTTGACCATGGTAAAACCACACTGACAGCTGCACTGACCCGTGTTTGCGCCGAAGTATGGGGCGGCGAGGGTGCATCGAAAGGTTACGACCAGATCGATAACGCACCTGAAGAAAAAGCACGTGGTATCACTATTAACACGTCACACGTAGAGTACGATTCACCGACTCGTCACTACGCGCACGTTGACTGCCCGGGTCACGCTGACTACGTTAAAAACATGATTACTGGTGCTGCTCAGATGGACGGCGCTATTCTTGTTTGTTCAGCAGCTGACGGCCCTATGCCGCAGACCCGTGAGCACATCTTGCTGTCACGTCAGGTTGGTGTTCCGTACATCGTTGTATTCCTGAACAAAGCAGACATGGTTGATGACGAAGAGCTGTTAGAGCTTGTTGAAATGGAAGTGCGTGACCTGCTCAGCACTTACGATTTCCCAGGTGACGACACGCCAATCATCATTGGTTCAGCGCTGATGGCGTTGGAAGGTCGTGATGATAATGGTCACGGTACAACTGCAGTTAAAACTCTGGTAGAGACTTTAGACTCTTACATCCCAGAGCCAGTGCGTGCAATTGACTTGCCATTCTTGCTGCCAATTGAAGACGTATTCTCCATCTCAGGTCGCGGTACTGTTGTTACAGGTCGTGTTGAGCGTGGAATCGTTAAAGTTGGTGAAGAAGTAGAAATCATTGGTATCCGTGATACCGTGAAAACGACCTGTACTGGTGTTGAAATGTTCCGCAAGCTGCTTGACGAAGGTCGTGCAGGTGAGAACGTTGGTGTTCTGTTGCGTGGTACTAAGCGTGAAGATATCGAGCGTGGTCAAGTATTGGCCAAGCCTGGTTCAATCAAGCCGCACACACGTTTCGAAGCTGAAGTGTACGTATTGTCTAAAGAAGAAGGTGGACGTCACACTCCATTCTTCAAAGGCTACCGTCCGCAGTTCTACTTCCGTACAACTGACGTAACTGGCAGCTGTGAATTACCGGAAGGTATCGAAATGGTAATGCCAGGTGATAACGTTAAATTAGACGTTACCCTGATTGCACCAATCGCCATGGAAGATGGTCTGCGTTTCGCGATTCGCGAAGGCGGCCGTACCGTTGGTGCTGGTGTTGTTGCAAAAATCATCGCTTAA